cacacagcagcagcttgtgaAAGCCACATTTACTAAATATCTTCATGATAAGAGTTCATTGCTGACACAGTTAATGTTCACAGGCACAGAAAGAACATCAGATCATTAACACAGCAGGTTTATCGTCTGAGGTCGTCTTTATTAACAGCTGCTAAGATGAATTTTTAAACGCatccacaaataaaatactatacacacacacatcatttaATGTTTAACATTCCTCACATTAATTAAACACCACAGCTCCATATTTTCATGGTTGTACTCATTCTTCACATGGAAGTATTTTCAATCACTGAAAACTCAAACTAAAAGCCAAAATATgagttttaaagtaaaatacaaCTTCTGCATTCGTATAAAGAAGAAGCCTTTGTACAGTCACAACTCTGATGTCCACAGGTGATTATTACAGCAGGTATATTACAGGTGACGGCGCCGTCACACAGCCTGGCCTCGTTCTTCTTCGTTGGTCCTCGGCTCCTCAGTGACATCTGGAGGCTACAACAGGAAGCAGAGTTCAAACGGCAGCGATGAGATaacgaggaagaggagaagacaAGTGATGCAAACAGAAAAGTTTGTGATGATTCAGATCAAAAGAGACTCAGTGTTCAGAGGAAGGATTACAGTCTGACAGAGAAAGCCATCTGTGACCGTTGCTGTGACTTCTTCTCATCCTCAGCACTGACAGTGTTTGTGTAATTACTCTCACTGCCAGAAGGGGGAGACAGAGCGCCAGCCTGCAGGGAGAAACACTGCAGCTCTGGAGTTTATTTCATGAAGTCAGCAAACAGTGTGTGATGGACCTCTGCGTCTGCCTCCATCAAATcggtgaaaatcacaaaatgtcAGATGGAGGTTTTTCCAACCGTCCACACCTACAACTATTGTGTGTTAGCTTATATCCATCATGTACACTTTATGTAATAATGTGACTCACCTGAACCGCCACAAGTCTCTCAGCTGTCTGCTGCTGACCCTCTCCTGACCTGCAGACAACACGTCCTGTACACAATCAAGAACAGTTagaggtgaatgaatttacatTATCTAAAGAATACTGATGAACTAGTTATTCACTCTGatacaggatatttctaattttagagatgtcgCACACAtgaaagaaagcagtcctacatatttgtttaatatgtgcattgaaggacatgtcctggtcaaaaagtCCTCACAGAGTTACAGCATCTAGTTAGGCAGTTTCTAAAATTTTATGGCTGAGTTCAATAacatcagttttatttgaatAAAGAAGCAGGACATtagaggccatccaggtctttaggTCTTCAAAACCTCACATTAGCTTCACAAATTTGTGTCGTCTGGCTTTGCAGATACATATAATTGTGCGTCATCTGCTGTGATATACAGCGCAGTGAAAATTCATGCCATATAATGTATaacatacacagtaaaatacatttaatagaTGAGTTGGATTGAATGGGTTCGAGCACAAAATCCTGTGGTGCTTCATGACTAACGTTTTCATGTGAGGAAGACTAACAAGTCTTGTGCTGCTCTCTCTGTGCCCCGTCAGTGATATTTTCTACTTGATAAGgtttcttaaaatgttttttcatagTCAACTTTGACCTTTGGCACTATGAAAGTAAAGGTCAAACGGTTAGGCAACCCAGGCACTCCTCAAAAGTTCATGTATGAAAAATGACTGTAAAGAAAGATAAACAGAAAGATACGTGGGTGTAAATTACCTTTGAGTACTACTGATGCCACAAAGATGATGAGCACCGTGTGAGCACTGAACAGAAGCAGACGGGCAGCTGTCAGGTTGTCCACTTTGACTCCTGTGAAGAAGATTTGACATTTCTAAAACTGAATATTAACTTTTTATAGAGATTTGACCACCTCCCTTAATAACTTGTCTCCCATTGGATCACGTGAacacaccatttcctctccagcttacacGGTATCTGCTCATCACAGTGCTGTGACATACCTGTGGTTTGTTTCTACACAGTAGCCACAACCAACCaaccatttttatttctatagcacatttaaaaaggacAGTTTctaacaaagtgcttcacacaagGCAGCAAAGCGGATTCCAACAAAAACAGTTATAAAACAGTTACAGTTGCATCGCACAAATGCAGACCGAACTAATTTCCTTCAAAGGCTAGTTGGAACATGAACAGCCTAATCACGTGTGTCTGAGCTGCAGAGGAGGCTTaaagtcacattgctgtttgcAAAGTGGCTCCACTGAATAAAGAAAAAGCTTCTTTTAGAGAGGAACACCAACCTGCCTCTGCCTCCACCTGCAGGCTGTACGGCTCAGACAGAGTCTGCATGTTGGTCTTCAGAGCACAGGTGTagttcccagaatcctctgCAGTCAGAGAGCTCAGCTGGAGGGAGGAGCCTGTTTCTGACAGGATGCAGCCATCTTTGAACCAGGTGACCTCCAGGTGATGAAAAGTGCAGACTGAAGCacagagcagtgtgacagtttctttttttctgaacttGTTATCATCACTGGAGCTGATTATTCCCATCCTAATCCCATCTAAAATGAGAATATAGATCAGTTTGACTTAAAGACACATTAATGATGAATATTAGTCTTAGACTGAGGAGATTGTTGTCACCAGTAACTCTGACAGCCACTCCTGTGCCGTTAGTGAAATGGCCCCCACGATGATTAACTCCCATCCTGAAGGAAAAGGTTGCGCTGTCTCCCTGCTGAACATCTCTGATCTGTAAAGTGCAGTTTGTCTTCATGTCTCCCAGATATTGATAACGAGGATCGTTGTTAGTTGAATCACTGTCGTACGCAGATGGTTTGGTGAGCTGACAGAGTTGATACCAGTGGCTCTGATACCAGAGGACTCTGACGATATTTAGTGGAACTTCTCTTCCCCTCTGATCGACAGACTTAGGTGGTGTGAAGGTGCAGGCGAGGGTGACAGTGGATCCTCTGACAGCACAGGTAGACGTGAAAGGATAGATCACAGTTTGACCCACAGCGCCTAAAGAAGAGCAAACACAGATCTGAGATTTGaacacagtgactcagcctgggAAAAGAATAAAGCTCGAAAAATCCTGCTAAATAGCAGAGCTCTGTTTGTGGCAGGATGTGTTCTGTGTTCATTTCCTGCCACGTGATTTAATTTAG
This sequence is a window from Oreochromis aureus strain Israel breed Guangdong linkage group 11, ZZ_aureus, whole genome shotgun sequence. Protein-coding genes within it:
- the LOC120442571 gene encoding uncharacterized protein LOC120442571 — translated: MAVWDKNSLWTLLFLLAGAVGQTVIYPLTSTCAVRGSTVTLPCTFTPLKSFSDGQREVPAELIRVVWYQSQQHQLCQLTKPFVYDSDSKNHKQRFEYLGDKKTNCTLQIRDVQQRDHATFCFSMEVDHTKVHFDISRGVTVRVVDSTKMRIIGSSDDKKLSRGETVTLLCASVCTFHQLEVIWFKDGHALSETGPSLELDFLTAEDSGSYTCALKNNIETLSEPYSLQVTGEAGAVGQTVIYPFTSTCAVRGSTVTLACTFTPPKSVDQRGREVPLNIVRVLWYQSHWYQLCQLTKPSAYDSDSTNNDPRYQYLGDMKTNCTLQIRDVQQGDSATFSFRMGVNHRGGHFTNGTGVAVRVTDGIRMGIISSSDDNKFRKKETVTLLCASVCTFHHLEVTWFKDGCILSETGSSLQLSSLTAEDSGNYTCALKTNMQTLSEPYSLQVEAEAGVKVDNLTAARLLLFSAHTVLIIFVASVVLKGRVVCRSGEGQQQTAERLVAVQPPDVTEEPRTNEEERGQAV